AAAGGACATAGTATTCCAAGTGACGGCCTTTGGCTGTTGTTCGAACCGCAAGCGAAACAAGAAATCACTCATTACCTTCAAGCTCACTCAATCTGCGATTTGTCAGAGGCTAAGCAGAACAAAGCCATTAAGAAAGTTTATAATTTTACTATTAAGTTAGCTCTCCAAGTGGGTAATCAAATCACGGGCGCATCAATTAACACCATACAAGAATTATTCGTCAAAAGTGTTGAGTTAGAGCCGGTATACCAGAAATTACTGAACTTGTTATTAGTAATTATTGAGAAGGAAACTGGTATACGCTCGCCCGAACTTGGAAGCAGTACCTACCTCCAACAGGAAGTCCCCCAGTTAACTCCAGACACCTTTTTAAACTCACGTTTGGCGTCGCAAATTTACCAACTAATAGAATCACCTCGTGCGCTACAGGAATATTTGCACGAACCTTCTCAGAATGCGGGTTTTGTTGCATTGTGGATGTGTTTGAAAGAGGCGGTAGACCACCAAAAAGCAGTTCAAACGTTACTTGCTTCACAAGACGTACTGCTAGCGATCAATAGACATTGGTTCTTTCCCTACGGTAAAAAACGTTACTGGCTCTCTACTAAGTCGGAGCTGCTGTTGCATCGCTGGTATGAATGCCAACAAAACGTCAAAATCAACATTGCCACAGCGATAAACCAATACCTTTATAGTAAGGAAATCATTTCACCCTCGTTGAGCATTAGTTTCATTGAGCTTCGACAGATGCTTAAGCTCGAATATGTGTTGAGTAGAAGTGCGATTGAATATGGCTTGTCGTCAAGGAAAGTCGATTCCACATTACTACCCGAACATGTGTTATTTAGGATGCTTAACGATCAGCGGATTTCCCATAAGGCTCTCCATACATCGATGCCTTCAACCACAGTACGGCAAACTCGCAGTTGGGAGAGTGCGTTTAGTAACACTTGCTATTCGCTGCGACGTAACACTGACAATGTAGAAATTTTAGAGCAGACGACTAAAAAACAGCTCACTAGAGTGAATCGTTATACTAAGCGACTAATAAAAGAGAACCGCAAAGTGAGCTCTAAGATTCGGCATCAACTGTTAGAAGAAATTCGTCCAAAGTTAGAAGAACCACAATCGGCAAAAAAAATGCCATGGGCTTGGTTAATTGTATCTTGGCTCTATCAGTTGTTGCGGCATGGAGGGAAGCACAAGCAAGCCTTGCGGTTAGATACGATTAAATCTTATATCACTTACGTTTCAGAGCCATTTATCGCAGAGTTCAATGGTTGTGACCCCAGTGCGATGAACGATATTGATTGGGCTGAAAAGTTGAATCTCGTGGTTGAACGAATCGCATCGGTTAATAAGAAAGCTTACGTTGTGTATTTTGCTGAGTTTTTGATTGAAAGCGGGCTAGTACCAAACTTGTGCCTATCCGATATTGATGTGCCTGCGGCGCAACATAACGTGGATGCCAACGTGATCACGCATAGCGAAGCCGATAAGGTACTCGACGCTCTGAGGAAAACGACTCATCCTAAAGCAGTGTTGGCTAAACTATTCTTTCTATTTGGTTTCTATGTGGGCCTAAGACGTAACGAGATAAAGGGGCTACAGTTTAAAGACTTCCATCGCTATCACGATGCCTTTGATACATTGCATGTTAGGCCAAACAAGTATCGTGAGCTGAAATCAACAGACAGCTCAAGAAACTTACCCCTGGATGCTCTAGTGCCCAAACATCTGCTCGAGGAATTGTATCAATTTATTGATACGGCAAAGAGCAAATATATTAGTAAAAGCACATCAGTTTTTCACTATATCGATGGCAGCGAACTAAATGAAGCTTTTAGTTTACTGACCCAAGTAATACAGGGTGTCACTGGCGACCAGACACTTCGTTTTCACCACTGTCGTCACTCTTTTTGCAATTGGAATTTGATGCATTTTTATGCTCCAAAGCTAACTGATACTGTAGCGTATCCTTTTTTGAACCACGAGTACTTTAACGAAGCACGTCGAAATTTGTTAATGAAGCGACTCGGAATTACTTCGTTCAGTAGAAAGGGGTTTTGGGCGGTAGGGGCGATGTTAGGGCATTCCTCACCAGCAACGACAACCTCTTCATATTTTCATCTGGCGGACTTTTTGCGTCGCAATTTATTTGCTAACCACAAAGCAGAATTATCAGCGCTCAGGCTCGTGTGGGGGCAGCGCATCGCCACCGACAACCTTGGACGGATTAACAGCAAGCCATCGATTGCTCAGAGGGTTTCGGCAACTATGCCGATGGAAATCGACGTAAAACTTGCAAGCGAATCATTTGATGTTAACACGTTGGACAAGAGGGTAAGTAAACAATCACTGGGAGGATTGGGCCTAGACATGTATTGGCGAATCTTGAGCCGAACAGCGGAGCGGCATCAGCCACTAAACATAGCAAACGACCTTCATATCGACATCGATGCTGTTAATTCAGTGTTAGACGTAGAAGCATCGGTAACTAGGTGGGTACTGCGTAATTCGAAGCATAAACCTCAACCCTATCTTAACTATGTGCGCTTAAACAAACCCAACCTCAGTATTGTTAGGGGCTTAATAAAACGCTTTATGACTAGAGAAGCGCAGTTAGAACAACAGATTAAACTGTCGCTTTTACGTCCTTGCATCGAAAACTTCATTGGCGCGAAAGATTCGTTAATTCGTACTTACGATAAAAATTCCGCGCTGACGTTGCTTCGTTTTATGAAAGTGATGGATTTTGAGCCATTTGAAATCAAGGTCAAATGGTATATGGCCAATGTACCACTTGCCAACCGAGATCAACTAAAGCCTTATCTCAGTCACCTAGACTTTTGGATAAATGCAGTGACCGAGAAAGTGATGTTGCCGCCAAATTCATTGTCTGTCGTCTTACCGGCTAATCTAGAAGAGTTTCGGCGTGACTTTGAACAAAGAGCAGAAACAAGGGTATCGGATGAGGGAAAATTTTTGGCTTATATCGCCCCTGGCTATGTGTCGATCCATGTCAAGCAAACACGATTCTACAGTGACAGGTTCAAAGAAAAAGAGATGCTGCCGAGCATGCCAAGAAGAACACGTGCGTTTGTGAGTTTTTTGAGGTTGCTGGTGGTTTATCTCATGGCGAGGGAGAATAACGAAGATCGCAACGTGCAAGGAAATGTATGA
The sequence above is drawn from the Vibrio sinaloensis genome and encodes:
- a CDS encoding tyrosine-type recombinase/integrase, which translates into the protein MTKGHSIPSDGLWLLFEPQAKQEITHYLQAHSICDLSEAKQNKAIKKVYNFTIKLALQVGNQITGASINTIQELFVKSVELEPVYQKLLNLLLVIIEKETGIRSPELGSSTYLQQEVPQLTPDTFLNSRLASQIYQLIESPRALQEYLHEPSQNAGFVALWMCLKEAVDHQKAVQTLLASQDVLLAINRHWFFPYGKKRYWLSTKSELLLHRWYECQQNVKINIATAINQYLYSKEIISPSLSISFIELRQMLKLEYVLSRSAIEYGLSSRKVDSTLLPEHVLFRMLNDQRISHKALHTSMPSTTVRQTRSWESAFSNTCYSLRRNTDNVEILEQTTKKQLTRVNRYTKRLIKENRKVSSKIRHQLLEEIRPKLEEPQSAKKMPWAWLIVSWLYQLLRHGGKHKQALRLDTIKSYITYVSEPFIAEFNGCDPSAMNDIDWAEKLNLVVERIASVNKKAYVVYFAEFLIESGLVPNLCLSDIDVPAAQHNVDANVITHSEADKVLDALRKTTHPKAVLAKLFFLFGFYVGLRRNEIKGLQFKDFHRYHDAFDTLHVRPNKYRELKSTDSSRNLPLDALVPKHLLEELYQFIDTAKSKYISKSTSVFHYIDGSELNEAFSLLTQVIQGVTGDQTLRFHHCRHSFCNWNLMHFYAPKLTDTVAYPFLNHEYFNEARRNLLMKRLGITSFSRKGFWAVGAMLGHSSPATTTSSYFHLADFLRRNLFANHKAELSALRLVWGQRIATDNLGRINSKPSIAQRVSATMPMEIDVKLASESFDVNTLDKRVSKQSLGGLGLDMYWRILSRTAERHQPLNIANDLHIDIDAVNSVLDVEASVTRWVLRNSKHKPQPYLNYVRLNKPNLSIVRGLIKRFMTREAQLEQQIKLSLLRPCIENFIGAKDSLIRTYDKNSALTLLRFMKVMDFEPFEIKVKWYMANVPLANRDQLKPYLSHLDFWINAVTEKVMLPPNSLSVVLPANLEEFRRDFEQRAETRVSDEGKFLAYIAPGYVSIHVKQTRFYSDRFKEKEMLPSMPRRTRAFVSFLRLLVVYLMARENNEDRNVQGNV